Genomic DNA from Desulfovibrio sp. JC022:
CACCAGCATATTGATTAAATCCGTTCTGGTAACAACGGCTTCAACCCGGTCATTCTCCACCACCGGAACCATCCGCTGCTTTTGACCGAGGATAATTTCCATGACCCGGTGCATACCGGAATCGGTCTTGATAGTGGAGAAAGGCTGCTGCATGTAAATTTCCACTTCTACATGACCCAAATCATGGGAAAGGGCTTTATCTGCGGTCTTTTGTTCCAGCAGCCCCACAACACGCATATTCTCCATATTATCCACCACAGGTACGCCTTTGAGGCTGTACTGAGTCATTCGCTCGACCGACTTGGCAATGGTCATATTGCGGGGAATGGCAACCGGGGGTTTGGACATAATGGACTCCACATTGAGACGCGGAGTTACTTTAGAATAGAGCAGGGCAAAAAGTTCGTCACGCACTTCTGCCAGGGTGCGGTCTTTTATTGTTGCAGAGGCCGCATAAACATGTCCGCCTCCACCGAAATTGGTGCAAATAGCACCAACGTCGATATCCGGGGTTCGTGAGCGGGCCACAAGATGGATACGGTCATTCATGCGGCCCAGCGCGAAAAGAACCTTGATATTTTCAATGTCCATGAATTTGTGGACTAGCACAGAGAAATCACCAACATATTCAGGGGTGCTGACCTCTGAGATAACCACATCAAGGTCATTAATTGTATGGGTGGTAGCTCCTTCAAGCAACCTACCTAGCAAAGTTATTTGCTGGGCGGAAAGATCACGGTTGAGCAGGTCGGTAATAACATCCAGTTCCATACCGTTCTTTAAAAGCCATTTTCCGGCCTCGAAATCATGTTCAGTGGTGGAATTGAACGTAAATGAACCTGTATCCTCATAAAGCCCAAGGCCCATGATGGTAGCTTCTTCCTGATTTATTTCAAGGCCGCGCTCCCGAATTTCGTGGGACAGAATAGCAACACTTGAACCCCAGGGCTTTTTAATAATCAGTTCGGGATCGAGATCACATTCTGATTTCATATGATGGTCATAGATGTGAATTCTCAAGCCCGGATTATTAAGGATCGAATCAATATGGATGATTCGTTTGCGGCGGGAAGTATCCACAATAACCAGCAGCTTGACCGCGCTCTTATCAATTTCTTTCAAGTGCTTGAAATTAAAGAAGTACGTTGCGCTTTCCATATAAAAATTACGCAAGTTCTTTTCCTGACTTCCGGGAAAAATAAGAGTGGCTCCGGGATATAGTTTCCCGGCAGCAACAATAGCGGCTAAACAATCAAAATCCGCATTTACATGCCCGGTAATTATTGTTTCCGCCTTAATCAGCTCTACATTTTTTGACATTCTTAAAATCTCACATTACAGAACGGGGGTGAAAGCGTTTATGAAGCTGGACCAATCTTCCGGCTTGAATATGTGTGTATATTTCGGTAGCATTAATGTCTGAATGACCAAGAAGCAACTGGACTGTACGCAGATCCGCACCGCCATCCAGCAAGTGGGTGGCAAAAGAATGCCTGAAAGTGTGCGGAGAGATTGAACGTTTTATACCTGCTTCCAGTGCGAACTTCTTGATCAGTTTCCAGACTCCCTGCCTGGTCAGTCCTTTTCCGGATCTGTTTAAGAATATGTTCTTAACCTTGGGATTAAAAGCAGGACGCCAATCCTTAATGTATTGATTTAAGAAATTTTGCGCCACATAATGAATCGGTACCAGCCGTTCCTTGGAACCTTTGCCGAAAATGATGAGAACTCCGGTTTGCGGATCAAAATCTTCAATATTAAGATTGATCAGTTCGGAGACCCTCATTCCGGCTGCATAAAGCAGCTCAAGCATTGCACGATCGCGAAACCCCAGTTTTTCGGTCAGCTTGGGCAGGGCAAGTATGCGGCCTATTTCCTCCGGTGAAAGGAACTCAGGAATTTTTCTGGGGAGTTTCGGGTTTTCCAGCAGTGTTGCCGGGTCTTCTTTAATGAAGCCCCGCGACGTGCAGAACGCGAAAAATCCCCGCAAAGACGAAAGATGCCTCGCCAGCGAGGTTGATTTCAATGCTTTCGACCTTAGATATGTAAGGTAGAGCAGCAGGGTCTGACTTGTGGCGTCTTCAATTTTCGCGGACCTTTCTTCCAGAAAATTCTGAAAAGACTCCAGATCACTCAGATACCCGTTCAGGCTGTTTTCAGAGAGACCCCGCTCAATGAGCAGGTACTCCAGATAACGGTCGATCCATTGGTGTTTACAGGATGTGTTGTTCTCATTCTCGGTCATATCCCATATTCATTACACGTATGGTCGCGACTGCTCAAGTTGATTGACAGAGCAAACAAGCACATTTAAAGAGTTTTGATAATAATTTAACCAAAAAAAAGACAGGAGCATATCGTAATGCCAGAATTTAAACTTGCCGACAGGCTCGCAACACTCCCCCCGTACCTCTTTGCTGAAATCGACAGACTCAAAGCTGAAGTTGCAGCTCAAGGAGTAGATATCATCAGCCTCGGCATCGGCGATCCTGATCTTCCGACTCCCGATTTTATTATTGAAGCACTGCATAAAGCAGCCCAGAATCCGGTCAACCACCAGTATCCTTCCTATGTAGGTCTTATGACTTTCCGTCAGGCTGTTGCCGATTGGTACAAAGAAAGATTTAACGTGGAACTGGATGCTGCAAGCGAAGTTGTTTCCCTGATCGGTTCCAAAGAAGGTATTGCGCACTTTCCGCTGGCGTTTGTTAACCCCGGCGATCTCGTACTGGTTGCTTCCCCCAACTATCCGGTTTACCCGGTAGCTTCCGGTTTTGCCGGCGGCGTGGTTGAAATGATTCCCCTTCTCGAAGAAAATGACTACCTGCCTGAGCTCGACGCTATCGATGATGCAAAATGGGATAAGTGCAAAATCATTTTCGTAAACTACCCCAACAACCCGACATCCGCCACCGCGACTCCTGAGTTTTACGAAAAGCTGGTTGCTAAAGCCAAAAAGCATAACGTAATCATCGCCGCTGACGCCGCTTACACTGAAGTCTACTACGATGAAAACAACAAGCCCATTTCCATTCTGGAAACTCCCGGTGCAAAAGATGTGGCCATCGAATTCCATTCCCTGTCCAAGACCTACAATATGACCGGCTGGCGTTGTGGTATGGCAGTGGGTAATGCCTCACTTGTCGCAGGTCTCGGAAAAATTAAAGAAAATGTCGACTCCGGCATCTTTCAGGCTGTACAGGAAGCCGGAATTGTTGCACTAAAAGAAGGCGAACCTTATGTTAAGGAATTCCGCAAGATCTACAAAGAGCGTCGTGACTGCGTTATCGAA
This window encodes:
- the xerD gene encoding site-specific tyrosine recombinase XerD yields the protein MTENENNTSCKHQWIDRYLEYLLIERGLSENSLNGYLSDLESFQNFLEERSAKIEDATSQTLLLYLTYLRSKALKSTSLARHLSSLRGFFAFCTSRGFIKEDPATLLENPKLPRKIPEFLSPEEIGRILALPKLTEKLGFRDRAMLELLYAAGMRVSELINLNIEDFDPQTGVLIIFGKGSKERLVPIHYVAQNFLNQYIKDWRPAFNPKVKNIFLNRSGKGLTRQGVWKLIKKFALEAGIKRSISPHTFRHSFATHLLDGGADLRTVQLLLGHSDINATEIYTHIQAGRLVQLHKRFHPRSVM
- a CDS encoding LL-diaminopimelate aminotransferase produces the protein MPEFKLADRLATLPPYLFAEIDRLKAEVAAQGVDIISLGIGDPDLPTPDFIIEALHKAAQNPVNHQYPSYVGLMTFRQAVADWYKERFNVELDAASEVVSLIGSKEGIAHFPLAFVNPGDLVLVASPNYPVYPVASGFAGGVVEMIPLLEENDYLPELDAIDDAKWDKCKIIFVNYPNNPTSATATPEFYEKLVAKAKKHNVIIAADAAYTEVYYDENNKPISILETPGAKDVAIEFHSLSKTYNMTGWRCGMAVGNASLVAGLGKIKENVDSGIFQAVQEAGIVALKEGEPYVKEFRKIYKERRDCVIEALEKINISCKVPDASIFVWAKTPEGYTSSEFVSKLLKETGVVVTPGNGFGESGEGYFRISLTVDTERLKEAVSRISQL